In a single window of the Caulobacter soli genome:
- a CDS encoding MJ0042-type zinc finger domain-containing protein gives MILTCPECASRYFVDDSKVGAAGRVVRCAACGARWTARNEDDLDLFEEPSAADLAAAEVLAKLDAQNPADDAETPVNELPGEELPKVFRARADAERRLKEAKTTGIIWGGMVAVMVVMLVAAGVFRMNVAHLWPSTAGAYAFARMPVNNVGLVVEDLKAEPSMQNGHAAITITGVLRNITDRPVSTPPLRVALLNKHEKRVAGKLAAAADPLIPPSQTRHFSVTLLDPPRTANTLEIGFALEPGAAKHAGAAGHVEKVSNPEAPSLRGAQDQPAELAVGGQPPVDETQGAGHEPPGHETGAVDPAPADHH, from the coding sequence ATGATACTGACCTGCCCAGAGTGCGCCAGCCGCTATTTTGTCGATGACTCCAAGGTCGGCGCGGCTGGTCGTGTCGTGCGCTGCGCGGCCTGCGGCGCGCGCTGGACGGCCCGCAACGAAGACGATCTGGACCTGTTCGAGGAGCCGTCGGCGGCCGACCTGGCCGCGGCCGAGGTGCTGGCCAAGCTCGACGCTCAAAATCCCGCCGACGACGCCGAAACTCCGGTCAACGAACTGCCGGGCGAGGAACTGCCCAAGGTGTTTCGCGCGCGCGCCGACGCCGAGCGCCGCCTGAAGGAAGCCAAGACCACGGGCATCATCTGGGGCGGCATGGTCGCCGTCATGGTGGTGATGCTGGTGGCCGCGGGCGTGTTCCGCATGAACGTCGCCCATCTGTGGCCCAGCACGGCCGGGGCCTACGCCTTCGCCCGCATGCCGGTGAACAATGTCGGCCTGGTGGTCGAGGACCTCAAGGCCGAACCGTCGATGCAGAACGGCCACGCCGCCATCACCATCACCGGCGTGCTGCGCAACATCACCGACCGCCCGGTGAGCACGCCGCCGCTGCGCGTAGCCCTGCTGAACAAGCATGAGAAGCGGGTGGCCGGAAAGCTGGCCGCCGCCGCCGATCCGCTGATTCCGCCCAGCCAGACCCGGCACTTCTCGGTGACCCTGCTGGATCCGCCGCGCACCGCCAACACCCTGGAAATCGGCTTCGCCCTGGAGCCTGGCGCGGCCAAGCACGCGGGCGCGGCGGGCCATGTGGAGAAGGTTTCCAACCCCGAGGCTCCGTCGTTGCGCGGCGCTCAGGACCAGCCGGCGGAACTGGCCGTGGGCGGACAACCACCGGTCGACGAGACGCAAGGGGCTGGACATGAACCCCCCGGTCATGAGACCGGAGCGGTCGACCCGGCCCCGGCCGACCATCACTGA
- a CDS encoding type II toxin-antitoxin system RelE/ParE family toxin: MAIQGFKDQRAKAILDGIHPGKGFPADLLRPAKRKLEMLQAATVLDDLRIPPGNRLEALSGDRSGQHSIRVNDQFRLVFEWTDAGPADVEFVDYH, encoded by the coding sequence ATGGCGATCCAGGGCTTCAAGGACCAGCGGGCGAAGGCGATCTTGGACGGGATTCATCCCGGCAAGGGCTTTCCTGCCGATCTGCTGCGTCCGGCGAAGCGAAAGCTGGAGATGCTGCAAGCGGCGACCGTTTTGGACGATCTTCGCATTCCTCCAGGCAATCGGCTGGAAGCGCTTTCGGGCGATCGGTCAGGACAGCATTCAATTCGCGTGAACGATCAGTTCCGACTGGTGTTCGAGTGGACCGACGCTGGACCAGCCGACGTGGAGTTCGTCGACTATCATTAG
- a CDS encoding lysophospholipid acyltransferase family protein: MIYLRSFLFQLFFWLWSVAWAIGMILTYPLPRRFNTWSLSTWSKGLIWGLRWLADIKVEVRGEQYRPTGPALVAPKHQSMFDVFSQFALLPDACFVMKKELLMVPLFGWHGLKAGMIVVDRGGHSTALKKLVRDAVDRMKETRQVVIFPEGTRGDVGVPGDYKPGIAALYRELNLPVTPLALNCGVHWPRGKFLMPPGTIVFEYLPPIPAGLKRGEFMRELQTRIDTATKALEDAGL, from the coding sequence TTGATCTATCTGCGTTCGTTCCTGTTCCAGCTGTTCTTCTGGCTGTGGTCGGTGGCCTGGGCCATCGGCATGATCCTGACCTATCCGCTGCCGCGCCGGTTCAACACCTGGTCGCTGTCGACCTGGTCCAAGGGCCTGATCTGGGGCCTGCGCTGGCTGGCCGACATCAAGGTCGAGGTGCGCGGCGAGCAGTATCGCCCGACGGGTCCGGCCCTGGTCGCGCCCAAGCACCAGTCGATGTTCGACGTGTTCAGCCAGTTCGCCCTGCTGCCCGACGCCTGCTTCGTGATGAAGAAGGAGCTGTTGATGGTGCCGCTGTTCGGCTGGCACGGGCTGAAGGCCGGCATGATCGTGGTCGACCGCGGGGGCCATTCCACCGCGCTGAAGAAACTGGTGCGCGACGCCGTCGACCGGATGAAGGAAACCCGCCAGGTCGTGATCTTCCCGGAAGGCACGCGCGGCGACGTCGGGGTTCCCGGCGACTACAAGCCTGGCATCGCCGCCCTCTATCGCGAGCTGAACCTGCCGGTCACGCCGCTGGCCCTGAACTGCGGCGTCCACTGGCCGCGCGGCAAGTTCCTGATGCCGCCCGGCACGATCGTCTTCGAATACCTGCCGCCCATCCCCGCCGGCCTGAAGCGCGGCGAGTTCATGCGCGAGCTGCAGACCCGGATCGACACCGCGACCAAGGCGCTGGAGGACGCGGGGCTGTAG
- the ftsE gene encoding cell division ATP-binding protein FtsE, producing MSTRPSDTPLRIEDVQDGDTVPVVRFEGVSMRYGRGPETLSDLRFTLHPGSFHFLTGPSGAGKSSLLKLIYLAHRASRGRVELFGRDISLTRPEDLPFIRRRIGVVFQDFRLLDHLSVFDNAALPLRIAGRKPNTYREDVAELLQWVGLGDRMHALPATLSGGEKQRLAIARAVVDRPDVLLADEPTGNVDPAMSLRLLRLFVELNRLGTTVLIATHDEDLVARANRPTLHLEQGRLVDFADEEPSQDDYEDYDDDDDEEDDA from the coding sequence ATGTCCACACGACCCAGCGACACACCCTTGCGCATCGAAGACGTCCAGGATGGCGACACCGTCCCCGTCGTCCGCTTCGAAGGTGTTTCGATGCGGTATGGACGGGGGCCGGAAACGCTCAGCGATCTCAGGTTCACCTTACACCCAGGGTCTTTCCATTTCCTCACCGGCCCATCGGGCGCGGGAAAGAGCTCGCTGCTGAAGCTGATCTACCTGGCCCACCGTGCGTCACGAGGCCGCGTGGAGCTGTTCGGCCGCGACATCAGCCTGACCCGGCCCGAGGACCTGCCGTTCATCCGCCGCCGGATCGGCGTGGTGTTCCAGGACTTCCGCCTGCTGGACCACCTGTCGGTGTTCGACAACGCCGCCCTGCCGCTGCGCATCGCCGGCCGCAAACCCAACACCTATCGCGAGGACGTGGCCGAGTTGCTGCAGTGGGTGGGCCTGGGCGACCGCATGCACGCCCTGCCCGCCACCCTGTCGGGCGGCGAAAAGCAGCGCCTGGCCATTGCTCGCGCCGTGGTCGACCGCCCGGACGTGCTGCTGGCCGACGAGCCGACCGGCAATGTCGATCCGGCCATGTCGCTGCGACTGTTGCGGCTGTTCGTCGAGCTGAACCGCCTGGGCACCACGGTGCTGATCGCCACCCACGACGAGGACCTGGTCGCCCGCGCCAACCGTCCCACCCTGCACCTGGAGCAGGGCCGACTGGTCGACTTCGCCGACGAGGAACCGAGCCAGGACGACTACGAAGACTATGACGATGACGACGACGAGGAGGACGACGCGTGA
- a CDS encoding DUF2125 domain-containing protein — MTHSAAVPSRKPRRRGLLAPFVVLLIVAVGWSIGWLWLRGQTEQRMDATALSLKSRGYDLSWESRTFSGYPFRMDVKLVNARVAEPSGWALRAPVLNGEANAYDIGHWVVVAHQGVVMTRPINGDVAITGQALRASFAGFDKYPPRISVEGANLVFTPMTGAAPFPLLSTAGLQLHIRPGPDDQGAIFFEAKGAKAQFTGLLGRIAADRTADLIWDSKISKISLLHGTSWSDAVDDWSKAGGALTVQQGKLNAGEALLEAKSGALTVDGEGRLQGALDVTVREIPSPGQALKSPEAAAAAIAQALGRDPTLSATLHFQNGRTRLGLFDTGPSPRVY; from the coding sequence ATGACCCATAGCGCCGCCGTCCCGTCCCGCAAGCCCCGGCGTCGCGGTCTGCTGGCGCCTTTTGTGGTGTTGCTGATAGTTGCCGTGGGTTGGAGCATCGGCTGGCTGTGGCTGCGCGGCCAGACCGAGCAACGGATGGACGCCACCGCCCTGTCGCTGAAGTCGCGCGGCTACGACCTGTCGTGGGAAAGCCGCACCTTCAGCGGCTATCCGTTCCGCATGGACGTCAAGCTGGTCAACGCCCGGGTGGCCGAGCCGTCGGGCTGGGCCCTGCGGGCGCCGGTGCTGAACGGCGAGGCCAACGCCTATGACATCGGCCACTGGGTGGTCGTCGCGCACCAGGGCGTGGTCATGACCCGACCGATCAACGGCGACGTGGCCATCACCGGCCAGGCCCTGCGCGCCAGCTTCGCCGGCTTCGACAAGTATCCGCCGCGTATCTCGGTCGAGGGCGCGAACCTGGTCTTCACCCCGATGACCGGCGCCGCGCCGTTCCCGCTGCTGTCGACGGCGGGCCTGCAATTGCATATCCGCCCCGGTCCCGACGACCAAGGCGCGATCTTCTTCGAGGCCAAGGGCGCCAAGGCCCAGTTCACGGGCCTGCTGGGCCGCATCGCCGCCGACCGCACGGCCGACCTGATCTGGGATTCCAAGATCAGCAAGATCAGCCTCCTGCACGGTACGAGCTGGTCCGACGCCGTCGACGACTGGTCCAAGGCCGGCGGCGCACTGACCGTTCAGCAGGGCAAGCTGAACGCCGGCGAGGCGTTGCTGGAGGCCAAGTCCGGCGCCCTGACCGTCGACGGCGAAGGCCGGCTGCAAGGCGCGCTGGACGTCACGGTCCGCGAGATCCCGTCGCCCGGCCAGGCGCTGAAAAGCCCCGAAGCCGCCGCCGCAGCCATCGCCCAGGCCCTCGGCCGCGACCCGACCCTATCGGCCACCCTGCACTTCCAGAACGGCCGCACGCGCCTGGGCCTGTTCGACACTGGGCCGTCCCCACGGGTCTACTAG
- a CDS encoding phosphoribosyltransferase yields the protein MTDRSAPEVLISQEEIAERVEALAKAIAPRIDEDTVVVCLLTGGLWFAADLTRALWRAGRDVRFDALWLASYHDERKSSGRCEVRADLQRPLVGRRALVVDDVLDTGLSLGEAAKLVKDAGASEVLTAVFARKPWDKPRIEPDFIAWEAPARYLVGYGLDDEGKSRGLPYIGAMD from the coding sequence ATGACCGACCGCTCCGCCCCCGAAGTCCTGATTTCTCAGGAAGAAATCGCAGAGCGGGTCGAGGCCCTGGCAAAAGCCATCGCCCCGCGCATCGACGAAGACACCGTCGTGGTCTGCCTGCTGACCGGTGGCCTGTGGTTCGCCGCCGACCTGACCCGGGCCCTGTGGCGCGCCGGCCGCGACGTGCGTTTCGACGCTCTGTGGCTGGCCTCCTACCATGACGAACGCAAGAGTTCGGGCCGCTGCGAGGTCCGCGCCGACCTGCAGCGCCCGCTGGTCGGCCGCCGCGCCCTGGTGGTGGACGACGTGCTCGACACCGGCCTGTCGCTGGGCGAGGCGGCCAAGCTGGTCAAGGACGCCGGCGCCAGCGAAGTCCTGACCGCCGTCTTCGCCCGCAAGCCCTGGGACAAGCCCCGCATCGAACCCGACTTCATCGCCTGGGAAGCCCCGGCGCGGTACCTGGTCGGCTACGGCCTGGACGACGAAGGCAAGAGCCGCGGCCTGCCGTACATCGGCGCGATGGACTGA
- a CDS encoding YdcF family protein, with protein sequence MKSFAALLIVVMVWFVGLLAFTSRVDQSTPAAEPPVSDGIVVLTGASNIRLEAATKLLEAGKGKRLLISGVNREASREDVLGVTKAVRPIYECCIDLGYAAADTIGNASESAEWAKAKDYDSLIVVTADYHMPRSMLELHAAMPDVTLHPYPVITESLNAHRWWKGGTSARRMIVEYCKYLAILGREAFLKLGPQEKAGGPAKEAS encoded by the coding sequence GTGAAAAGCTTCGCCGCCCTGCTGATCGTGGTGATGGTCTGGTTCGTGGGCCTGCTGGCCTTCACCAGCCGAGTCGACCAGTCCACGCCGGCCGCCGAACCGCCGGTGTCGGACGGCATCGTGGTGCTGACCGGCGCCTCCAACATTCGGCTGGAGGCGGCCACCAAGCTGCTGGAGGCCGGCAAGGGCAAGCGCCTGCTGATCTCGGGCGTCAATCGCGAAGCCTCGCGCGAAGACGTGCTGGGCGTGACCAAGGCCGTGCGGCCGATCTACGAATGCTGCATCGACCTGGGCTACGCCGCCGCCGACACCATCGGCAACGCCAGCGAGTCCGCCGAGTGGGCCAAGGCCAAGGACTATGACAGCCTGATCGTGGTCACGGCCGACTACCACATGCCGCGCTCGATGCTGGAACTGCACGCGGCCATGCCCGACGTGACCCTGCATCCCTACCCCGTGATCACCGAAAGCCTGAACGCCCACCGCTGGTGGAAAGGCGGCACGAGCGCCCGGCGGATGATCGTGGAATACTGCAAGTACCTGGCGATCCTGGGCCGCGAGGCGTTCCTCAAGCTGGGCCCCCAGGAAAAAGCCGGCGGGCCGGCGAAGGAAGCGTCTTGA
- a CDS encoding gamma-glutamylcyclotransferase: MDKGAGSEDRWVFGYGSLMWRPGFPFIERRTAVLHGRRRAFCIYSVHHRGTYERPGLVLGLAPGGAVRGVAYRVAGAAWPEVYAYLREREQPTETYFEAWSDLKIDGNGKVKSLVFLSDMKHSQWAGALTLEQQAGLIAGATGLSGRNIDYLRDLVMHLREDGVRDQAMESLLKMVETREAAA, from the coding sequence ATGGACAAGGGGGCAGGCAGCGAAGATCGCTGGGTGTTCGGATATGGATCGCTGATGTGGCGGCCCGGGTTCCCGTTCATAGAGCGAAGAACGGCCGTGCTCCATGGGCGTCGCCGGGCCTTCTGCATCTATTCGGTCCATCACCGGGGCACGTACGAGCGGCCGGGCCTGGTGCTGGGCCTGGCGCCGGGCGGCGCGGTGCGCGGCGTGGCCTACCGAGTCGCGGGCGCAGCCTGGCCCGAAGTCTACGCCTATCTGCGCGAGCGGGAGCAGCCGACCGAGACCTATTTCGAGGCTTGGTCCGACCTGAAGATCGATGGAAACGGGAAGGTGAAGTCACTCGTCTTCCTCTCGGACATGAAGCACAGCCAGTGGGCGGGCGCGCTGACCCTGGAGCAGCAGGCCGGGCTGATCGCCGGGGCGACCGGGCTGTCGGGTCGCAACATCGACTATCTGCGCGATCTGGTGATGCACCTGCGCGAAGACGGCGTGCGCGACCAGGCGATGGAGAGCTTGCTGAAGATGGTCGAGACGCGCGAGGCGGCGGCCTAG
- a CDS encoding aspartyl beta-hydroxylase, with protein sequence MTAGLQALRERVLDDPVAQETLDAIEDFEAFAARAADLASARGLNIDAADIRAAVHDAFAPPITRATAPQGWLPAKVTSHDGHPAVTWLRFGRWRLTQPFYDDDLMRARLRPLNRLIGLRTPLPRPGDHPARDPDGLIFHMSRCGSTLAAQMLAASSANLVISEAPPIDAVLALDVGDDAKVESLRAMVAALGQARAGETRLFLKLDCWHVRDLPLLRRAFPAAPWIFLYREPIEVLVSHARRRGVQMIPDFVSPERLGLALPGGVPDLDYCARVLAAICEGAARHHPGGGGRLVNYRDLPRALFITLLPHFGVAPSEGEAALMRTAGARDAKTPEQGFIPDGEAKRREAGEDLRAICEHRVGDVYRRLEALRMAQT encoded by the coding sequence ATGACGGCGGGCCTGCAGGCGTTGCGCGAGCGGGTTCTCGACGACCCCGTCGCGCAGGAGACCCTAGACGCGATCGAGGACTTCGAGGCGTTCGCCGCTCGGGCCGCCGACCTGGCGAGCGCGCGCGGCCTCAACATCGACGCCGCCGACATCCGCGCCGCCGTCCATGACGCCTTCGCCCCGCCGATCACGCGCGCCACCGCGCCCCAGGGCTGGCTGCCGGCCAAGGTCACGTCGCATGACGGCCATCCGGCCGTGACTTGGCTGCGGTTTGGACGCTGGCGATTGACCCAGCCCTTCTACGACGACGATCTGATGCGCGCGCGCCTGCGGCCGCTCAACCGGCTGATCGGTCTGCGCACGCCCCTGCCTCGCCCTGGAGACCACCCCGCGCGAGATCCCGACGGCCTGATCTTCCACATGTCGCGCTGCGGCTCGACCCTGGCGGCCCAGATGCTGGCGGCCTCTTCGGCCAATCTGGTGATTTCCGAGGCCCCGCCGATCGACGCAGTGTTGGCGCTGGATGTGGGCGACGACGCCAAGGTCGAGTCGCTGAGGGCCATGGTCGCCGCCTTAGGCCAGGCTCGCGCCGGTGAGACGCGCCTGTTCCTCAAGCTCGATTGCTGGCACGTCCGCGACCTGCCGCTGCTCCGCCGCGCCTTCCCGGCTGCGCCGTGGATCTTCCTCTACCGCGAGCCGATCGAGGTGCTGGTCTCGCACGCGCGGCGGCGCGGCGTGCAGATGATCCCGGACTTCGTTTCCCCGGAGCGGCTGGGCCTGGCCCTGCCCGGCGGCGTGCCCGACCTGGACTATTGCGCCCGGGTCCTGGCGGCGATCTGCGAAGGCGCGGCGCGTCATCATCCCGGTGGTGGTGGGCGACTGGTCAATTATCGTGATCTGCCGCGGGCGCTTTTCATCACCCTCCTGCCCCACTTCGGTGTGGCACCGTCAGAAGGCGAAGCGGCCCTGATGCGCACGGCCGGGGCCCGCGACGCCAAGACGCCCGAGCAGGGTTTCATCCCCGATGGCGAAGCCAAGCGCCGGGAAGCCGGCGAAGACCTGCGCGCGATCTGCGAGCACCGCGTGGGCGACGTCTATCGGCGGCTGGAAGCCCTGCGGATGGCCCAGACCTAG
- a CDS encoding aspartyl/asparaginyl beta-hydroxylase domain-containing protein, with protein sequence MQLPLHFDPVLLRQDLEALAATPWTAHFVRQNYEGDWSVIPLRCMAGEKHPVRMIYSDPVATDFVDTPFLEACPYFREVIATFDCPVRSVRLMRLTPGSVIKEHTDLDMGVESGSVRIHIPVTTNPDVEFLLNRRRVEMREGQVWYLRLGDPHAVANRGASDRVHLVLDLFANDWLMGFFEAVTVEA encoded by the coding sequence TTGCAACTGCCGCTTCACTTCGATCCGGTCCTGCTGCGGCAAGACCTGGAGGCCTTGGCGGCCACGCCCTGGACGGCCCACTTCGTGCGGCAGAACTACGAGGGCGACTGGAGCGTGATTCCCCTGCGCTGCATGGCCGGTGAAAAGCATCCGGTCCGGATGATCTATTCGGATCCGGTGGCCACCGACTTCGTCGACACGCCATTCCTGGAGGCCTGCCCCTATTTCCGCGAGGTGATCGCCACGTTCGACTGCCCGGTGCGCAGCGTGCGGCTGATGCGGCTGACCCCCGGCTCGGTGATCAAGGAGCACACCGACCTGGACATGGGTGTGGAGAGCGGGTCGGTCCGGATCCACATCCCTGTGACCACCAACCCCGATGTAGAGTTCCTGCTCAATCGCCGACGGGTCGAGATGCGGGAGGGGCAGGTCTGGTACCTGCGCCTGGGCGATCCGCACGCGGTGGCCAATCGCGGGGCGAGCGACCGCGTGCACCTGGTGCTGGACCTGTTCGCCAACGACTGGCTGATGGGGTTCTTCGAAGCGGTGACCGTCGAGGCCTAG
- the lysA gene encoding diaminopimelate decarboxylase yields MNHFEYGPEGLACEGVPLARIAGEVGTPVYVYSRATLERHFTVFRDALVAAGVVDPLIAYAVKANSNVAVLKVLGNLGAGADTVSEGEVRRALAAGIPGERIVFSGVGKKRGEIAFALQAGVAEINVESEPELNLIASVAAELGVKAKVAFRVNPDVAAGGHAKIATGKSENKFGVSFAEAARLYANASNNQNLEPIGVACHIGSQITDLTPMRQAFTKMRGLVEQLLGEGLHVERLDLGGGLGVPYFDMPEPPSPAEFAKMVGEVTKGLPVKLAFEPGRVIAANAGVLVSEVIHVHERPEGKRFLVIDAAMNDLIRPAMYDAFHDIRPLIKRAGETTYDVVGPICETGDTFTRDRALPPFGPGDLVAFMSAGAYGAAMASEYNTRPLVPEVLVDGDRFAVIRARPSYEEMLARDVTPDWV; encoded by the coding sequence GTGAATCATTTCGAATACGGGCCCGAGGGCCTGGCCTGCGAAGGCGTCCCCCTGGCGCGCATCGCGGGCGAGGTCGGCACGCCGGTCTATGTCTATTCCCGCGCCACCCTGGAGCGGCACTTCACGGTGTTCCGCGACGCCCTGGTCGCCGCCGGCGTCGTCGATCCGCTGATCGCCTACGCGGTGAAGGCCAATTCCAACGTCGCGGTGCTGAAGGTCCTGGGCAATCTGGGCGCCGGCGCCGACACGGTGTCGGAGGGCGAGGTGCGTCGCGCCCTGGCCGCCGGCATTCCGGGCGAGCGGATCGTCTTCTCCGGCGTGGGCAAGAAGCGCGGCGAGATCGCCTTCGCCCTGCAAGCGGGCGTGGCCGAGATCAATGTCGAGTCCGAGCCCGAACTGAACCTGATCGCTTCGGTCGCCGCCGAGCTGGGCGTCAAGGCCAAGGTGGCGTTCCGGGTCAATCCGGACGTCGCGGCCGGCGGTCACGCCAAGATCGCCACCGGCAAGTCCGAGAACAAGTTCGGCGTCTCGTTCGCCGAGGCCGCGCGTCTCTACGCCAACGCCAGCAACAACCAGAACCTCGAGCCGATCGGCGTGGCCTGCCACATCGGCAGCCAGATCACCGACCTGACGCCGATGCGCCAGGCCTTCACCAAGATGCGGGGTCTGGTCGAACAGCTGCTGGGCGAAGGCCTGCACGTCGAACGCCTGGACCTGGGCGGCGGCCTGGGCGTGCCCTATTTCGACATGCCCGAACCGCCCTCGCCGGCTGAGTTCGCCAAGATGGTCGGCGAAGTGACCAAGGGTCTCCCGGTCAAGCTGGCCTTCGAGCCGGGCCGGGTGATCGCCGCCAACGCCGGGGTGCTGGTGTCCGAGGTGATCCACGTCCACGAACGGCCGGAGGGCAAGCGCTTCCTGGTCATCGACGCGGCCATGAACGACCTGATCCGCCCGGCCATGTACGACGCCTTCCACGACATCCGGCCGCTGATCAAACGCGCCGGTGAAACCACCTATGACGTGGTCGGCCCGATCTGTGAGACCGGCGACACGTTTACACGTGATCGCGCCTTGCCGCCGTTCGGGCCGGGGGACTTGGTGGCCTTCATGTCGGCCGGAGCCTACGGCGCGGCCATGGCCAGCGAGTACAACACCCGGCCGCTGGTGCCCGAGGTGCTGGTGGACGGTGACAGGTTCGCCGTGATCCGCGCGCGACCGTCGTACGAGGAGATGCTGGCCCGGGACGTGACGCCGGACTGGGTTTAG
- a CDS encoding chorismate mutase: MGSDAGDATPSLDEVRWRIDAIDGELLALLDERAGLARAVAAAKQAAGDTGFGLRPGREALIVRKLLAAPRTAASDALVIRIWRELMSDSLTRQGPYHLTVWGGPNPARAVELTRLRFGVAPPMKVVATDKEALAAAKTAWGVSVLGLAPDNAWWGRLLAEPRLKIFAALPCLERWGPQVAFAVAEVEVEPTGGDQTFWVTDSPKGAGAIIETLSADGVAAELVAEAGGLKLFSLMGFYQTGDERLARAPGHLTGVIGAAPTPFDV; the protein is encoded by the coding sequence ATGGGTAGCGACGCAGGCGACGCGACGCCTTCGCTGGATGAGGTCCGATGGCGTATCGACGCCATCGACGGTGAGCTTCTGGCTCTGCTGGACGAGCGGGCCGGCCTGGCGCGCGCCGTGGCGGCGGCCAAGCAGGCGGCCGGCGACACCGGCTTTGGCCTGCGGCCCGGTCGCGAAGCCCTGATCGTCCGCAAGCTGCTGGCCGCGCCCCGCACCGCCGCGAGCGACGCCCTGGTCATCCGCATCTGGCGCGAGCTGATGTCCGACAGCCTGACGCGCCAAGGCCCCTATCACCTGACCGTCTGGGGCGGCCCCAACCCCGCCCGCGCCGTCGAGCTGACCCGCCTGCGGTTCGGCGTCGCGCCGCCGATGAAGGTGGTCGCCACCGACAAGGAGGCCCTGGCCGCCGCCAAGACCGCTTGGGGCGTCTCGGTCCTGGGCCTGGCTCCGGACAACGCCTGGTGGGGCCGCCTGTTGGCCGAGCCGCGCCTGAAGATCTTCGCCGCCCTGCCCTGCCTGGAGCGCTGGGGCCCACAGGTGGCCTTCGCGGTGGCCGAGGTCGAGGTCGAGCCCACCGGCGGCGACCAGACCTTCTGGGTCACCGACAGCCCCAAGGGCGCCGGCGCCATCATCGAGACCCTGTCCGCCGACGGCGTGGCCGCCGAACTGGTCGCCGAGGCCGGCGGACTGAAGCTGTTCTCGCTGATGGGCTTCTATCAGACCGGCGACGAGCGCCTGGCTCGCGCTCCGGGGCATCTGACGGGCGTCATCGGGGCTGCGCCCACCCCCTTCGACGTGTAA
- a CDS encoding cell division protein FtsX → MSDPFSVARWKPGKLLPPRDARDGSLLFVVAVLCFLACLTALAALASTRAATGWTAQLTGSATVVVRPRASESPDSAAARAAETLSGVKGVSEARALPKDKAEALLEPWIGREALIADLPVPRLVTLDLDPKAPATAAALDKALKEANVDAVVDDHSRWIADIERAARLAGWAAIGVFGLIATAAAAVIVFATRAALTARHDIVEILHLSGAEDGFIANLFQNRFASMAFIAGLLGGAGAAMIGAAARLVGGGQGLTPVLPLAWIDLLAPLPCPLVAALVAGIAARAASLRLLRGMP, encoded by the coding sequence GTGAGCGACCCCTTCTCCGTCGCCCGCTGGAAGCCCGGCAAGCTGCTGCCGCCGCGCGACGCCCGTGACGGCTCGCTGCTGTTCGTGGTCGCGGTGCTGTGCTTCCTGGCCTGCCTGACGGCCCTGGCGGCCCTGGCCTCGACCCGCGCCGCCACCGGCTGGACCGCCCAACTGACCGGCTCGGCCACGGTGGTGGTCCGCCCCCGGGCCAGCGAAAGCCCCGACAGCGCCGCGGCCCGCGCCGCCGAGACCCTGTCGGGCGTCAAGGGCGTCAGCGAGGCCCGCGCCCTGCCCAAGGACAAGGCCGAGGCCCTGCTGGAGCCATGGATCGGCCGCGAGGCCCTGATCGCCGACCTACCCGTGCCGCGCCTGGTGACCCTGGACCTGGATCCCAAGGCCCCCGCCACCGCCGCCGCGCTGGACAAGGCTCTCAAGGAGGCCAATGTCGACGCCGTCGTGGACGACCATAGTCGCTGGATCGCCGACATCGAGCGCGCGGCGCGCCTGGCCGGCTGGGCCGCCATCGGCGTGTTCGGCCTGATCGCCACTGCGGCGGCGGCCGTCATCGTCTTCGCCACCCGCGCGGCCCTGACCGCCCGACACGACATTGTCGAGATCCTGCACCTGTCGGGAGCCGAGGACGGCTTCATCGCCAACCTGTTTCAGAACCGCTTCGCGAGCATGGCCTTCATCGCCGGCTTGCTGGGGGGCGCAGGTGCGGCCATGATCGGGGCGGCGGCGCGGCTCGTGGGGGGCGGCCAGGGACTGACGCCGGTCCTGCCGCTGGCCTGGATCGATCTGCTGGCGCCCCTGCCCTGCCCGTTGGTGGCGGCGCTGGTGGCCGGGATCGCGGCCCGCGCGGCCTCCCTGCGCCTGTTGAGAGGCATGCCGTGA
- a CDS encoding HigA family addiction module antitoxin produces the protein MVADIARSADPLAPVHPGEILLEEFIRPFGLSPGKTAKRLHIARPRIEKLVRGQTPVTVDTALRLEKLFGATAQFWLNLQTRYDLETAKRALADDIETIEPINAAA, from the coding sequence ATGGTCGCCGACATCGCTCGCTCCGCAGATCCACTCGCCCCGGTCCACCCGGGTGAGATCCTGCTGGAGGAATTCATCAGGCCATTTGGCCTTTCGCCGGGAAAGACGGCCAAGCGCTTGCACATCGCGCGGCCGCGCATCGAGAAGCTGGTTCGTGGCCAGACGCCGGTGACGGTCGACACGGCGTTGCGCCTGGAAAAGCTGTTCGGCGCCACCGCGCAGTTCTGGCTCAATCTCCAGACTCGCTATGATCTGGAAACGGCCAAGCGCGCGCTGGCGGACGACATCGAGACGATCGAGCCGATCAACGCCGCCGCTTAG